The sequence CGTTTTGATGAGAGAAAGGTCTCTGCGTCCATTGTGAAAAAATTTGTACAGAAAGAAGAGGAACGAATAAAAAAAGAAAAGCAGATCCCTAAAATATCAAGGAGTATGCGTGTGGAGATCAAGGAACGTATACAAAATGAATTGATACGTAAGGCTCTTCCGATGCCCTCTGTATTTGACTTGTGTTGGAATCTGGAAAATTCAACTTTGCTTTTTTTCTCAACCAATCAAAAAGCTCAGTCAATGTTGGAGGACCTGTTCAAGGAAAGTTTTGGGCTTACTTTAGTTCAGCAGATTCCATATATTTGTGCTGAGCATCTCCTCGGTGAGGATGAGGTGGACAGGTTGGCAAGAATAACACCAGATGTGTTTGTATAGAGGGTATGAAATATGGATTTAGTCGATCTTATCGCTGAAAAACGGTTTCTAGGGCAGGAGTTTTTGACCTGGCTCTGGTGGAAAAGTGAAGAACGAGGTGGAGTTGTGGCATTACCAGGAGAAGGCGATGTCGTAGTAGTGTTTGAAAAACACATGCTTCTCGAATATGGTGAAGGGGATTCAAACGAAAGTCTAGTATGTAGGGGGCTCCAGACAGAGCTTCAGGAAGCACGTACCGGCCTTGTTATGGGGAAGAAATTAGAGCAGGCAAGAATTAAACTGGCTTTTAATGACTATGAGTGGAATTTCACCATGGCAGCGGCTTTGATGGAGTTTCGAAATGTGAAACTTCCAAAAACCGGAGGAGAGTCGGGAAACGAAAATGACCCCGAAGAGCGTGAGGGAATGGTTCTGGAGAGAATTTACCTCTTTGAGGAACTTATTCGAATGGTTCTTGGGTTGTTTCGGATTTTCCTACACCTTCGAGTCAGTCCTGAGTGGCGTGACGAGTTACTAAAGGTTAGAGAATGGGTCAACAGAGCTGAAAGAGCTTAGGTGTTGTCTTGTGTGTCATGGATAAAAAATACTTATAAAGACGGGTAAATTATGGAGTTTGAAACCGTAATAGGGCTGGAAATTCATGCCCAGCTGAAGACCAGATCGAAAATATTTTGTGGATGTTCCACTGAGTTTGGGGCATCTCCCAATAGCCACACCTGTCAAATATGTCTGGGAATGCCTGGCGTACTGCCGGTTTTAAATAAAAAAGTTGTTGAATATTCAATCAAAATGGGATTGGCAACGGGTTCAACTATCAATACTTTTAACCAATTCGCCCGTAAAAATTATTTTTATCCAGATCTCCCCAAGGGGTATCAGACGTCACAGTTTGATCTCCCTATAGTGGAGTTTGGTAAGGTGGAGATAGAAGTAGCCGGGAAAAAGAAGGTGATCGGCATTACTCGCATGCACATGGAAGAGGATGCCGGCAAATTGATTCATGACGATAGGGAACCAGTGTCATATGTGGATCTGAATCGGACAGGAACACCTTTGCTTGAGATTGTGTCAGAGCCTGATATGCGGTCTCCAGAGGAGGCGTATGCCTATTTGAAAAAAATTCACGCCATCCTTCGTTATCTTGATATCTGTGATGGCAATATGCAGGAAGGAAGTTTCCGCTGTGACGCAAACATATCGCTTAGACCAGTGGGACAGATAGAGTTGGGGACACGTACTGAACTCAAAAACATGAACTCCTTCAAAAATGTACAGGCAGCTCTTGAATATGAGGTGCGACGTCAGCGTGATTTGTTACTTGATGGAGAAGAGGTGACGCAGGAGACTTTACAGTGGGATCCGGATCGAAATCGGACAACTGCAATGCGCAGTAAGGAAGAGGCACATGATTATCGATATTTCCCCT comes from Desulfocapsa sulfexigens DSM 10523 and encodes:
- the rdgC gene encoding recombination-associated protein RdgC, with amino-acid sequence MGFVKGTASYVRFAVEGELPDNIWDFIADRITSFAFRDIDETYEEDSLGWVSVTNMFDTDFKYASYAAGNFVTLAMRFDERKVSASIVKKFVQKEEERIKKEKQIPKISRSMRVEIKERIQNELIRKALPMPSVFDLCWNLENSTLLFFSTNQKAQSMLEDLFKESFGLTLVQQIPYICAEHLLGEDEVDRLARITPDVFV
- the gatB gene encoding Asp-tRNA(Asn)/Glu-tRNA(Gln) amidotransferase subunit GatB, with amino-acid sequence MEFETVIGLEIHAQLKTRSKIFCGCSTEFGASPNSHTCQICLGMPGVLPVLNKKVVEYSIKMGLATGSTINTFNQFARKNYFYPDLPKGYQTSQFDLPIVEFGKVEIEVAGKKKVIGITRMHMEEDAGKLIHDDREPVSYVDLNRTGTPLLEIVSEPDMRSPEEAYAYLKKIHAILRYLDICDGNMQEGSFRCDANISLRPVGQIELGTRTELKNMNSFKNVQAALEYEVRRQRDLLLDGEEVTQETLQWDPDRNRTTAMRSKEEAHDYRYFPCPDLIPVVIDESWIEEIRSTLPELPDARKERFVNEYELPEYDAVILTASRDLADYFEEAVKNCGKAKKVSNWIMTEMLRELKGEDVTACNVKAKQLGALLKMVDDGTISGKIAKTVFLEMMESGKDPETVVKEKNLIQVSDTGELRGIVQEIIAANPSQTEDYKGGKTKLMGYFVGQLMQKTKGKANPKIANELFSEELTK